In Heyndrickxia vini, the sequence TGAAAAAATAGATAGTTTCCTCATTTTTAAAAGCTCATAAAGGGCTACCGTTCCCATTAAATAGGATAAAATTACAAACGGGATATTTCCATATATTACGATCGGTATGAATATTGCTGCTGCAATCACTGCTGTAATTATTCTTTGCTTCACTTCTCTGTACCCTCACTTTTTAAGCCGCCATATCTTCTTGATCTTTGTTGATATTCCTCAATTGCCTGCAGTAAATCATCTTCACTAAAGTCAGGCCATAAAACATCAGTAAAAACAAATTCAGTATATGCCATTTGCCATAGCATAAAATTACTTAACCTAATTTCGCCACTTGTACGAATCAGTAAATCAGGGTCTTTATACTTTTTTGACATTAAATAATTAGAAAATAATTCTTCTGTAACACTATTTTTGTCAATAGTACCATTTTCCATATCAACAATAATATTTTGAACAGCATTTAGTATTTCATCCCTACCACCATAATTAAGGGCAAAGTTTAAAATTAGCCCTGTATTATCGCGTGTATCATCAATCGCTTTTTGTACAGCTTTCATCGTATGTGCTGGTAACTTTTCTTTATGGCCCATCATCTGAACTTTAACATTTTCTTCCACTAATTCCGGTAAGAATGTACCAAGAAATTCCTCTGGAAGTTTCATTAAATAATCGACTTCATTTTTAGGTCTAATCCAATTCTCTGTTGAAAAGGCGTAAAGCGTCAAAACTTCAATCCCAATATTATTAGCAAAGCGTGTGATAGGTTTAACCTTTTTCATCCCTTCATGATGTCCAGCGATTCGCGGCAATGCACGTTTACTTGCCCACCTACCATTCCCGTCCATTATGATTGCGATATGTTTTGGTAGATCATGTTTTTTTATGTTTTCAATTCTTTCTTCAATACTTTGAGTTCCTTTGGAAGTTTTTTTTAACTTCAACTTATTTAACATAACTTGCCCTCCACTGGAATACTGCACCAAATAATCTGTACCATATTATATAATATCAAAAAAACGCAGGAATATCTTTATTTACTATAAATTATGTATTGAATGTGATTTCTATTATAGATAATATAATTATATTTGAGAAGTTTTTCACTGTAATTATTTAGATTTAATAAACTAGATAAGCGCATATCCTATACTCCGCCCCGACAAGAAAAAAACTCTCGAAATTCGAGAGTTCCTTTGTATTACACTTCTAATATATCTTGTTCTTTCGTTTTAGTAATTTGGTCGATTTTATTAATATGCTCATCGGTAATTTTTTGAACATCATCTGAGTAGCCACGTAAATCATCTTCCGAAATTTCACCGTTTTTTTCTAATTTCTTTAAATCATCATTGGCATCACGACGAATATTTCGAATTCCAACTTTTGCTGCTTCAGCTTCTTTTTTTACATGCTTTACTAATTCTTTACGACGTTCTTCAGTTAATGCTGGAACAGCTAGACGAATTAATGTTCCATCATTACTTGGAGTTAGTCCTAAATCCGATTTTAAGATGGCTTTTTCAACTTCTGAAACAATTGATTTATCATATGGCTGAATAACTAATAATCTAGCTTCAGGAACAGATACGGATGCAAGTTGATTCACTGGTGTAGGTGCACCGTAATAGTCGACTACGATTCTATCCAATAAAGAAGCACTTGCTCTACCCGCTCTAATTGAACTTAATTCACGAGTATATGCTGATATTGCCTTAGACATTTTGTCTTTAGTATTTGCTATGACTTGTTTTGGCATTAAGCTTTCCCCCTAACAATTGTACCAATATTTTCTCCCATTATAACACGTTTAATATTTCCTTTTTCCATAATCGAAAAAACAATTAATGGAATATCATTGTCCATACATAAAGATGATGCAGTTGAATCCATAACAGCTAAACCGTTTTTGATCACATCTAGATAAGTTAATTCTTCATATTTCACAGCATTTTCATCTAGTTTTGGATCTGCAGAGTATACGCCATCTACATTGTTTTTTGCCATTAGGATAACTTCAGCTTCAATTTCAGCAGCTCGCAATGCAGCTGTCGTATCTGTTGAAAAATAAGGATTTCCAGTGCCGGCAGCAAAAATTACGACACGTTTTTTTTCAAGATGTCTTATTGCACGTCTACGAATATATGGTTCTGCCACTTGACGCATATCTATAGACGTCTGTACTCTTGTTTCTATTCCATTTTGTTCTAAACTATCTTGAAGTGCTAAAGAGTTCATTACAGTAGCTAACATACCCATATAATCGGCAGTTGCTCTGTCCATCCCCATTTCACTCCCGATTTTGCCTCGCCAAATGTTTCCACCGCCAACAACAACAGCGACTTCAACTCCTAATTCAGCTAGCTCTTTCACTTGTTCCGCTACGGATTTAATTACAGTGGGATTAATTCCAAAACCTTGTTCACCTGCTAATGCTTCACCACTAAGTTTTAAAACGACACGTTTATATTTTGGGGTGCTCATTGTGAACCTCCAATTTTTTTTGAGTATGTATTCTATATTACTATATTTTAAATGTCTTTAAAAATAGGGAACACATCGTGTCCCCTATCCATTGATATTATTACTTCTTAACTTGGCTCATTACTTCTTCAGCAAAGTTATCTTGACGTTTCTCGATCCCTTCACCAACTTCATAACGAACTAAGTTAGTAATTGTCGCACCATGTGATTTAACAAATTGACCAACTTTTTGATCAGGATTTTTAACAAATGCTTGATCAATAATACAAATTTCTTCAAAGTATTTGCTTAAACGTCCTTCTACCATTTTAGCCACAATGTTTTCTGGCTTGCCTTCATTTAATGCTTGTTGCGTTAAAATTTCACGCTCATGCTCAACTTCTTGTGCAGATACTTGATCACGAGAAATGTATTTAGGATTTAATGCAGCAGCATGCATGGCAACATCTTTAGCAACTGATTGATCAGTTGTTCCTTCTAACACAGTCAATACACCAATACGGCCACCCATGTGTAGGTACTCACCAAATGCTGCATTTTCCGGTTTTGTTAATACTGTAAAACGACGTAAAGTGATTTTTTCACCAATTTTAGCAATTGCAGCATTAATTGTTTCACTAACAGTCGCACCATTATCCATTTGTTGTTCTAATGCTTCTTCAACAGTTGCTGGTTTTTTGTTTAATAAATGTGCAGCTAATTCTTTAACAAGATTTTGGAAGCCTTCATTTTTTGCAACAAAGTCTGTTTCAGAGTTAACTTCTAAAATAACCCCTTCATTGCCTTCAACGGAAATATAAGTTGTACCTTCCGCAGCAATACGGTCAGCTTTTTTAGCTGCTTTTGCAATTCCTTTTTCACGAAGGAAATCAATTGCTTTTTCCATATCTCCATCTGTTTCTGTAAGTGCCTTTTTACAATCCATCATTCCAGCACCTGTTTTTTCACGAAGTTCTTTAACCATTTGTGCAGTAACTGCCATCGGATGTTCCTCCTTATTATATGTAGATTCATTATTAGTGTATACGGATTATCTCTTAAAAAAAGGTGATAAGGATGAAGCCTTCTTATCACCTTTTCACATACATTTTTAACAATACGAACAAAATTTATAATTATTCAGCTGCAACAGTTGCAGTTACTTCTTCTTCTTCACCTTGTTTAACTTCGATGATTGCATCAGCAATTTTACCAGTTAATAGTTTAACTGCACGAATCGCATCATCATTCGCTGGAATTACATAGTCGATTTCATCTGGATCACAGTTTGTATCAACGATACCAACGATAGGAATATTTAATTTACGAGCTTCTGCAACAGCGATACGCTCTTTACGAGGATCGATGATGAATAATGCATCTGGTAACTTTTTCATATCTTTAATTCCACCAAGGAATTTAACTAAGCGTTCATGTTCTTTTTTAAGCTGAACAACTTCTTTTTTCGGAAGAACTTCAAAAGTACCGTCTTCTTCCATTTTTTCGATTGCTTTTAAACGTTCAATACGTTTTTGAATTGTTTCAAAGTTTGTTAATGTACCACCTAACCAACGGTGATTCACAAAATACATACCTACGCGTTCTGCTTCTTCTTTAACAGATTCTTGAGCTTGCTTTTTTGTACCAACGAAAAGAATGTTTCCTCCGTTTGCTGCAAGTTCTCTTACAAAGTTGTATGCTTCTTCAACTTTTTTAACTGTTTTTTGAAGATCGATAATATAGATGCCGTTACGCTCTGTGAAAATATATTTTTTCATTTTTGGGTTCCAACGGCGTGTTTGGTGACCAAAGTGTACACCAGCTTCAAGCAATTGCTTCATAGAAATTACTGACATGTTATTTCCTCCTAATGGTTTTGATTTCCTCCGCTTCATTCATCTTTATATAAAGACTATCCATTTAGATAGCACCCTTTATTTAAATCCAGAAGCGTGTGTATTAACACCATGAAATAATATAGCATAAAAAATATTTTCAATCAAGCATATCAAGCTATTTTTGTTGAAATTTTACCATTAAGTCGATTTCTGTTTTTCCTTTATTAAGCTTTTTTGCTATTTCATCATTTGTTAATCCTGTTTTTTGCAATGATATAATTTTATCAATTAATGTTTCTGAATTTGTTACATCTTGCTCATTTTTTATTAAATTAGTATTCGTCCCCGCTGTGTTTTGATATGACTTAGCCGCATACATACGATTATAATTATTCGAAATTACTTCGTTTACTTCATTCGTCCGTTTATCAATTGTTTGATGGTTATTAGTCGTTTTCTCTATTGCCCCGTCCTTTTTCTGTTTTATCTGAACACTTTTGAATTTACTTATAAATTGCTCATTTTCTTCTTTCAATTCCTCAATATGGGCTGTAAAGATATCTTCCATCTCTTTCATGACTTGCTTTTGGGAATGGTCCATCGTCAATAAACGATTTTGTCTTGAAAATAGAATGATAACGGCAAATATAGTAATAATATTTAATATAATTGATAGTAATAAAATAAAAATTGTCATAATAATTCCCTACCCACTATAATCGACGTTTTTCCCTTTAAATGGGTGATTTTGTTCAATTGACTTCCCATTTTTATGTTTTTTCAGTTCGTGTTGAAATGAATTATCTTTTGAATCCTTTTTAATGTGACTTCCATCTTTTTGTTCGCTTCTGATTACATTTTGCCGTTTTTTTTGTAATTCCTTCTCGACTTGAATCATGGCATTTTCATTAAGCATTTGCCCATCTTTTTGTAATTCTTGAGTTTGTTTGCTTACATCAATACTTTTCGGCAAGGCAATTTGCATTTCAATTGATTTTAACTCCATAGTTTTATTACCTCCACGAGAATGGTTCACTAATTTTTTTCTAAAATTTTCTTAAGTTTAAATATTGCTTTAGAATGGATTTGTGAGATTCTCGATGTCGAAAGGTTCATAATTTCCCCTATTTCAGTTAAAGTCAATTCTTCACGATAAAACAAACTTAACACCAATTGTTCTTTTTCAGATAGTTGGGTAATGACCTTGGTTAATTCTTTAATTTGTTCCTTTTTCACTAAATAATCGTCGGGACTTGGAGTATTTTCATCCTTAATAATATAACTACTTGCATCGCTGTCATCCATTTCAAATACATGTTCATCGATGGAGAGAATATTTGCAAAAAAATGCTCATTGACAGTTTGGTACACTTCCTCTTCATTTATCCCTAAGTGGTCAGCAATTTCTTCGGCAGAAACGGTTCTCATATGTTGCTGTTCTAATTGTTCAATGGTCGATTCAATTTTTTTTGCCTTTTCCCTTGTGCCTCTTGGCAGCCAGTCTTCTTTCCTTAGTCCATCAAGGATAGCACCCCGAATTCTAAACGATGCATATGTATCAAATTTCAAATCTCGGGATAGATCAAATTTATTTAATGCATCAAGTAATCCTAACATACCAAGACTTTTTAGATCATCCTTTGAAACATTGCGAGGAAGTCCTACTGCAATCCTATGTACATGATAATATACAAGCGGTAAATATTTTTTTACTAAAACATCTCCAGCCTGCGTATCACGAGAACTTAGCCATAAATCCCAATATTTTTTCTCTTCTTTCGTTTCCGAATATGCCATAGTTGCCCCTCCTCGTAGTTAGTTTCCTTATAGTTCTGTAATTCCTTTATTAACCGTCCGTATTTGCAAAATAAATGATTCCGGATTAAATTCGATTGTCCTACCGCTTTTTCCACCTGTATCTTCTGCTACTAGCTGGATATTTTCGTTTTGTAAAGCTGACTTAACTGCTTCAACATTTCTCGGTCCAATTCGCATCATTTCATTAGCTGATGAAAAGGAAAACATTTCGGCTCCCCCAGCAATTTTTGCTTTTAATTTTCTTGGATTACTTCCAGCGTGAATGAGCCTAGATTTCAATTCTATAATAGCGGTATCCGCAAACTTACTTTTATTTATTGGTTGCGAATTTTTCGCTATACTTGAATCCGGTAACATAATATGTGCTAAACCAGCCAAAGGTTGAGATGAATCATATACAATTACCCCTACACATGAGCCTAATCCAGTTGTACGAATTGTATTTGGTGCTGAAACTATATTCATATCTGCAATCCCAACTTTAATAACTGTCTCCATTCATTCCACTCCCAACGATTTGAAAATGATTTGAAATGATTCTGGATTTGGGAGTAGAAAAAAGTGTCCATTTACAGCCGATAAAGTGTCTGCTTCATAAAGTGCCGTATCTATTACAATTGCACGATCACTTATTTGTGAAACCTCTAATAACCCATAGCTAATAATTGCTCCGAACATATCGACACTAAGTGCAGGGACCGAAGGTAATAAATCTAATTGGGTAAAATCTGATAACGCCGTTAAATAGGAACCCGCTAAAATATTCCCCAATTCCTGTGCAGCAGATACCCCCATTTCTGAAATAGGACTAGCAAATGTAAACGTTGAATCACCAATCATTTTCCTAATAAAACGTTCCCCTTGCTCTATAGGAAGAATGAAAAACATGTTACCACTAGCATCTCCTTCAATTCTTAAGAAAACACTAACAACCACATTTTCCGACCCACCTGCTAGCTCCATGATTTCATTGAAAGGGACTATTCTCACATTTGGAATTTTCATATCAATTTTTTTGTTTAAAAGGGTTGATAATGCAGTCGCTGCATGACCAGCACCAATATTACCAATTTCTTTTAATATATCGAGATGTATATTTGTAAATCGATCCTTTTCCATATATGAAAACTCCTATTTGAGTGGACTTAGTACTTTTTCTAGGTTTATTAATAATAGTAATCGTTTATCTATTTTCGCAACTCCAGATATATATTCCGCTTTGATCGTGTCAACTACTTCAGGATGAGGTTCAATAATGTCTTTCGAAATATCCAAAACATCATTGGCTGCATCTACTAATAAACCAACTTCCATATTATCTACTACTACAATGATAATTCTCGTACTTTCATTGGATAAAATTTTTCCTATTCCTAACCTTTTTTGCAAATCGATAATTGGCAATACGACACCGCGTAAATTTATGACACCTTTAACAAAACTCTCCGTACGAGGGACTCTCGTTATATGTTGTACTTTTTCAATTGCACGAACTTGCTCAACAGGAATAGCATATTCTTTATCTAATAACTGAAATACAATTAATTTTACATTTTCTGTAGCTACTGATTCTGTCAATTTCCCCACTCCAATCACTTTATCAATGCGTTACAATCAATGATTAATGCAACTTGTCCATCGCCAAGAATCGTTGCTCCTGATATTGCAAAAACATTTGTTAAATAGTTTCCTAGTGATTTTAAAACAATTTCTTGTTGTCCGATAAATGAATCAACGACCAATGCAGCCATTTTACTGCCTTTTCTCACAATAACGACTGACAAATACTCATTATCTTCAATTTCCGCTGGTACACTAAATACCTCATTTAAAAATACAAGGGGTACGATATTTCCTCTAAAATCGATTACTCTTTGGTTATGTGCATTTAAAATATCACTTTGCTTAATGATAGCTGTTTCGATAATAGATGATAGAGGGACTGCATATTTTTCTTCACCTAGTTCTACTAACATTGCTGAAATAATAGATAATGTTAATGGCAGCTGAATAATAAAGACTGAACCTTGACCTTCTGTTGATTCAATATTAATGATACCACCTAAAGATTCAATGGTTGCTTTAACAACATCTAAACCAACCCCTCTTCCGGAAATATCGGAAATTGTATCAGCTGTTGAGAATCCAGATGCCAGAATTAATTCAAATACCTGCTTATCCGATAAACTGCTAGCTTCTTCTTCACTTACTATCCCTTTAGACAAGGCTTTACTTAACACTTTTTCACGATTTATTCCAGCACCATCATCTTCGATTTCAATAAATACATGGTTCCCGCTATGATACGCTTTGAGCTTGATCGTTCCTTCTTCTGGTTTGCCTTGACTTCTTCTTTTCTCAGGTGTTTCAATTCCATGGTCAATCGCATTACGTAGCAAATGGACTAGGGGATCCCCAATCTCATCAATAACTGTACGATCAAGCTCGGTTTCTGCTCCAATTACCTCTAGATTAATATTTTTATGTAAGTCTCTAGCCAACTGCCTTACCATTCTAGGAAAACGGTTAAATACAGTTTCGACAGGGACCATCCGCATATTTAAAATGATATTTTGGAGATCACTAGAGATTCTTGTCATTCTTTCCACGGTTTCATCTAGTTCAGAGTGATGAAGTTCTTTTGAAATTTGTTCTAATCTTCCACGATCAATCACTAGTTCTTCGAATAAATTCATTAAAATATCAAGTCTTTCAATATTCACACGAATGGTTTTACTTTGACTAGCAGGATTCCCCTTCGGTTGAGTACTTTTCTTTTCTTTTTCCGATCTATCAGCTTGTTTTTCACTAT encodes:
- the pyrH gene encoding UMP kinase, translated to MSTPKYKRVVLKLSGEALAGEQGFGINPTVIKSVAEQVKELAELGVEVAVVVGGGNIWRGKIGSEMGMDRATADYMGMLATVMNSLALQDSLEQNGIETRVQTSIDMRQVAEPYIRRRAIRHLEKKRVVIFAAGTGNPYFSTDTTAALRAAEIEAEVILMAKNNVDGVYSADPKLDENAVKYEELTYLDVIKNGLAVMDSTASSLCMDNDIPLIVFSIMEKGNIKRVIMGENIGTIVRGKA
- a CDS encoding isoprenyl transferase, yielding MLNKLKLKKTSKGTQSIEERIENIKKHDLPKHIAIIMDGNGRWASKRALPRIAGHHEGMKKVKPITRFANNIGIEVLTLYAFSTENWIRPKNEVDYLMKLPEEFLGTFLPELVEENVKVQMMGHKEKLPAHTMKAVQKAIDDTRDNTGLILNFALNYGGRDEILNAVQNIIVDMENGTIDKNSVTEELFSNYLMSKKYKDPDLLIRTSGEIRLSNFMLWQMAYTEFVFTDVLWPDFSEDDLLQAIEEYQQRSRRYGGLKSEGTEK
- the rpsB gene encoding 30S ribosomal protein S2 codes for the protein MSVISMKQLLEAGVHFGHQTRRWNPKMKKYIFTERNGIYIIDLQKTVKKVEEAYNFVRELAANGGNILFVGTKKQAQESVKEEAERVGMYFVNHRWLGGTLTNFETIQKRIERLKAIEKMEEDGTFEVLPKKEVVQLKKEHERLVKFLGGIKDMKKLPDALFIIDPRKERIAVAEARKLNIPIVGIVDTNCDPDEIDYVIPANDDAIRAVKLLTGKIADAIIEVKQGEEEEVTATVAAE
- a CDS encoding FliA/WhiG family RNA polymerase sigma factor, with the translated sequence MAYSETKEEKKYWDLWLSSRDTQAGDVLVKKYLPLVYYHVHRIAVGLPRNVSKDDLKSLGMLGLLDALNKFDLSRDLKFDTYASFRIRGAILDGLRKEDWLPRGTREKAKKIESTIEQLEQQHMRTVSAEEIADHLGINEEEVYQTVNEHFFANILSIDEHVFEMDDSDASSYIIKDENTPSPDDYLVKKEQIKELTKVITQLSEKEQLVLSLFYREELTLTEIGEIMNLSTSRISQIHSKAIFKLKKILEKN
- a CDS encoding chemotaxis protein CheD, whose amino-acid sequence is METVIKVGIADMNIVSAPNTIRTTGLGSCVGVIVYDSSQPLAGLAHIMLPDSSIAKNSQPINKSKFADTAIIELKSRLIHAGSNPRKLKAKIAGGAEMFSFSSANEMMRIGPRNVEAVKSALQNENIQLVAEDTGGKSGRTIEFNPESFILQIRTVNKGITEL
- a CDS encoding chemotaxis protein CheA; this translates as MEMGQYLEIFIEESKEHLQSCNEQLLLLEKNPEDLSIVNEIFRSAHTLKGMSATMGYEDLANLTHKMENVLDAIRNEKIHVTAEILDVVFLAVDDLEFMVESIASGGDGKKDVSLVIEKLHMIETGESAAIQTAQNEIAATVVEEIKSELKNHYDQYEQTIIQQSLDQGFHCYELSISLRSDCLLKAARVFMTFEVLEKCGEVIKSNPTVEQLEAEQFDNEFFITLITNDLAEEIKKKVMKVSEIEKVDIHEITHFNQFQEEGSDDKEIISEETPSTQNSEKQADRSEKEKKSTQPKGNPASQSKTIRVNIERLDILMNLFEELVIDRGRLEQISKELHHSELDETVERMTRISSDLQNIILNMRMVPVETVFNRFPRMVRQLARDLHKNINLEVIGAETELDRTVIDEIGDPLVHLLRNAIDHGIETPEKRRSQGKPEEGTIKLKAYHSGNHVFIEIEDDGAGINREKVLSKALSKGIVSEEEASSLSDKQVFELILASGFSTADTISDISGRGVGLDVVKATIESLGGIINIESTEGQGSVFIIQLPLTLSIISAMLVELGEEKYAVPLSSIIETAIIKQSDILNAHNQRVIDFRGNIVPLVFLNEVFSVPAEIEDNEYLSVVIVRKGSKMAALVVDSFIGQQEIVLKSLGNYLTNVFAISGATILGDGQVALIIDCNALIK
- a CDS encoding chemotaxis protein CheC; its protein translation is MEKDRFTNIHLDILKEIGNIGAGHAATALSTLLNKKIDMKIPNVRIVPFNEIMELAGGSENVVVSVFLRIEGDASGNMFFILPIEQGERFIRKMIGDSTFTFASPISEMGVSAAQELGNILAGSYLTALSDFTQLDLLPSVPALSVDMFGAIISYGLLEVSQISDRAIVIDTALYEADTLSAVNGHFFLLPNPESFQIIFKSLGVE
- the tsf gene encoding translation elongation factor Ts, producing MAVTAQMVKELREKTGAGMMDCKKALTETDGDMEKAIDFLREKGIAKAAKKADRIAAEGTTYISVEGNEGVILEVNSETDFVAKNEGFQNLVKELAAHLLNKKPATVEEALEQQMDNGATVSETINAAIAKIGEKITLRRFTVLTKPENAAFGEYLHMGGRIGVLTVLEGTTDQSVAKDVAMHAAALNPKYISRDQVSAQEVEHEREILTQQALNEGKPENIVAKMVEGRLSKYFEEICIIDQAFVKNPDQKVGQFVKSHGATITNLVRYEVGEGIEKRQDNFAEEVMSQVKK
- the frr gene encoding ribosome recycling factor — encoded protein: MPKQVIANTKDKMSKAISAYTRELSSIRAGRASASLLDRIVVDYYGAPTPVNQLASVSVPEARLLVIQPYDKSIVSEVEKAILKSDLGLTPSNDGTLIRLAVPALTEERRKELVKHVKKEAEAAKVGIRNIRRDANDDLKKLEKNGEISEDDLRGYSDDVQKITDEHINKIDQITKTKEQDILEV
- a CDS encoding chemotaxis protein CheW, whose amino-acid sequence is MTESVATENVKLIVFQLLDKEYAIPVEQVRAIEKVQHITRVPRTESFVKGVINLRGVVLPIIDLQKRLGIGKILSNESTRIIIVVVDNMEVGLLVDAANDVLDISKDIIEPHPEVVDTIKAEYISGVAKIDKRLLLLINLEKVLSPLK